Proteins co-encoded in one Montipora capricornis isolate CH-2021 chromosome 12, ASM3666992v2, whole genome shotgun sequence genomic window:
- the LOC138025459 gene encoding uncharacterized protein → MQWKCVFDFCVFTAISLRILMSHLNQVHSDDEFTIVCGLGDTPACRKVFSKYNSFYKHVRRKHADIYRGRSDPPSDGQYLIVPTKQEEAPQSCDFAGGNETADVPRNVWAYELTLESNDIPTSVADLEDHSRERAVLFIESMREHYHLPQAALNTIIHWTKAMCQDSVTLAGQRIKRKLENRTPSENFDITDCLDLADHDPFQDCRSDWLRNQFINKYFHVVLKEPLLHSNCKRTDGKFEFIQDGVVLSNHPLFKINPHTLELILYSDEIQICNAVGTRVKKRKLLMFYYLLSNLPRKYRSVVDAINLYAVVRSEDVSTYGFDVILQPLLDDLKKLGIPTGNLIPLRDGSTIPVRASLVAYVADNPAVHQAIGLKESVGGSFRKCRFCHADFEAMQNGFSEDDFEPRSLKKHLYQCDVIHNCPHALKDHYKTVYGINRKSILTEFPHFDMFKQTPPDVMHILLQGVILLTLQALTKHYINIKQTSLAAINNNIKNFCYGYMEANDKPNFIRDTCTDLHGSGSLNQDAAKSYLLFRIFPFVVGNGVDQTDRHWELYTLLSDITEISFSAVVSLDTVARLKDIVKEYLELFKQLFPDQPFTPKQHYLVHFPKVILLLGPLINLWAMRFEAKHQYFKGLKKLMNFKNICLSLSRHHQKVAAMNRSRNSIFKENENGPIQLPLGAELLRIKERVSSALAVDIRTINSVVSFKWIKLHGTKYIVDECYLAVKFDDEDQPQFETLGFDNALHAFEVRPQAAGLVSVTPDMLVIHTPLPVYKYNGSSYIKIKGSISDLKGTC, encoded by the exons ATGCAGTGGAAGTGTGTATTCGACTTCTGTGTCTTCACTGCGATATCACTGAGGATTTTAATGAGTCACCTTAATCAAGTGCATTCTGACGACGAGTTTACAATTGTCTGCGGTCTTGGTGATACTCCTGCTTGCCGTAAGGTTTTCTCCAAATACAATAGCTTCTATAAGCATGTTAGAAGAAAGCACGCGGACATTTACAGAGGTCGGTCCGACCCACCATCAGATGGACAATACCTGATTGTGCCGACGAAGCAAGAAGAGGCACCACAATCTTGTGATTTTGCAGGCGGGAACGAAACTGCAGACGTACCTCGAAATGTGTGGGCCTATGAATTGACCTTGGAATCAAATGACATACCCACGTCAGTTGCAGATTTGGAAGACCATTCTAGGGAACGTGCTGTTTTGTTCATTGAAAG CATGAGGGAGCACTACCATTTACCTCAAGCTGCTCTTAATACTATTATACACTGGACGAAAGCAATGTGCCAGGACAGTGTTACCTTGGCTGGCCAAAGAATCAAAAGAAAATTAGAAAACAGAACTCCATCAGAAAATTTTGACATCACTGACTGTCTGGACCTGGCCGATCATGATCCATTTCAAGATTGCCGGAGTGACTGGCTCAGGAATCAGTTCATCAACAAATATTTCCATGTTGTG TTAAAGGAGCCGTTGCTGCATTCCAACTGCAAACGCACTGAtggaaaatttgaatttataCAAGATGGTGTAGTGCTGTCAAACCACCCTTTGTTTAAAATAAATCCTCACACATTAGAACTCATCTTGTACAGTGATGAGATACAAATATGTAATGCTGTTGGCACAAGAGTAAAAAAACGCAAGCTTCTCATGTTCTATTACCTTTTAAGTAACTTGCCTAGGAAGTATCGCAGTGTTGTGGATGCAATTAATTTGTACGCTGTCGTGAGATCTGAAGACGTGTCAACCTATGGCTTTGATGTTATACTACAGCCATTGCTTGATGACCTGAAGAAACTTGGTATACCGACTGGAAATCTGATTCCTTTGAGGGATGGCAGTACAATTCCTGTGAGAGCATCCCTGGTGGCATATGTTGCTGACAACCCTGCAGTTCATCAAGCAATTGGCTTGAAAGAATCAGTAGGAGGGTCATTCAGGAAGTGCAGATTCTGTCATGCAGATTTCGAAGCTATGCAAAATGGCTTCAGTGAGGATGATTTTGAGCCACGTTCACTGAAAAAACACTTATACCAATGTGATGTAATACATAATTGCCCTCATGCCCTAAAAGATCACTACAAAACTGTATATGGGATCAACAGAAAAAGCATTCTTACTGAATTTCCTCATTTTGACATGTTTAAGCAAACTCCTCCAGATGTTATGCATATTTTGTTGCAAGGAGTTATCCTTCTAACATTACAAGCATTAACTAAACATTATATTAACATTAAACAAACCAGTCTTGCGGCCATCAACAATAATATCAAGAACTTCTGTTACGGTTACATGGAAGCCAATGATAAACCCAATTTTATACGAGACACATGTACAGATTTACATGGTTCTGGTTCTCTTAACCAAGATGCAGCAAAATCCTACTTGCTTTTTCGcatctttccttttgttgtggGTAATGGTGTTGACCAAACTGACAGGCACTGGGAGCTCTACACTTTATTAAgtgatattacagagatttctTTTTCGGCAGTTGTAAGTCTTGACACTGTAGCCAGACTTAAGGACATTGTCAAGGAATATTTGGAACTGTTTAAACAGTTATTTCCTGATCAGCCATTTACACCGAAACAACATTACTTGGTTCACTTTCCAAAAGTCATTCTGCTCTTAGGACCACTTATAAATTTGTGGGCTATGCGTTTCGAAGCTAAGCACCAGTACTTTAAAGGCTTGAAAAAATTGATGAACTTTAAGAACATTTGTTTGTCATTAAGCCGCCATCATCAAAAGGTTGCTGCCATGAATCGGAGtagaaattcaattttcaaaGAGAACGAAAATGGACCTATTCAACTCCCTTTAGGAGCAGAGCTACTGAGAATTAAAGAAAGGGTTTCATCAGCTCTTGCTGTTGATATAAGAACCATCAACTCAGTCGTATCTTTCAAGTGGATAAAGCTTCATGGAACCAAGTATATTGTGGACGAGTGTTACCTAGCAGTCAAATTTGATGATGAAGACCAACCACAGTTTG AGACATTGGGATTTGACAATGCACTTCATGCTTTTGAAGTCCGCCCCCAGGCAGCAGGGCTTGTCTCAGTGACTCCAGATATGCTAGTTATCCATACTCCTTTGCCTGTCTATAAGTACAATGGCTCAAGTTACATTAAGATCAAAGGCAGCATTTCAGATCTCAAAGGGACTTGTTAA